A section of the Cylindrospermum stagnale PCC 7417 genome encodes:
- a CDS encoding ATP-binding protein translates to MAAYFFDKLPKLITAGEPVIICESPVQERYRMLRYLCQYCSKMGIKCYLWNLGQEIIKKVEYVNNVHLTFESFDEFTPTPVEELKDQFRILKFWESFDAAGILIIENLYPWISANVPQETQFFLVSEWVKSNLLNLSFSQPAIGKIKCAIILGSQANLHPELAAQIPLLTQELPDTSEIIMAISEEAEGILSPTLTEMDKITIVRSGIGLYISDFIKGLKSINFQDETSAEAIAKQLLQYKINLLNRLYAIEFIPTPQVPLGGLDLMQEAFKKFKRLFSPLAKAYKLRVPKGVMLVGPPGTGKSHSAKVCSQILGVPLILVDWGNLRSYGNEAERRLKQLLKLVDCLNEVVIYFDDFDKGFAGDDDIARRLAGQLLTWMQERTSDVIVIASVNRLEWLPPELTRAGRFDYIYKVDLPNYGERHGIFKLHCARFDDRFSGDVSGSIDPYSQEEWRRLLKETNRCVGAEIQTIVERAAATTFCQMFPEDMPVPTNDKLPPLEISVSALLAERQQINPLAIREADKVESMRNKAELQGLPSSTVDSSEYAIGNIDIFGE, encoded by the coding sequence ATGGCCGCATATTTTTTTGACAAATTGCCAAAATTAATTACAGCAGGAGAACCTGTCATCATTTGTGAATCTCCTGTACAGGAAAGATATCGAATGCTCCGATATCTTTGCCAGTATTGCTCAAAAATGGGCATTAAGTGCTACCTATGGAATTTGGGACAAGAGATAATTAAGAAGGTTGAATACGTTAATAATGTACATCTAACTTTTGAAAGTTTTGATGAATTTACTCCCACACCAGTAGAAGAATTAAAAGACCAATTTAGAATTTTGAAATTTTGGGAATCTTTTGACGCAGCAGGTATATTAATTATTGAGAATTTGTACCCTTGGATTAGTGCCAATGTACCGCAAGAAACCCAATTTTTCCTGGTATCTGAGTGGGTCAAGTCTAATTTGCTCAATCTTTCGTTTTCTCAACCTGCTATTGGTAAAATTAAGTGTGCTATTATTTTAGGTTCTCAAGCTAACTTACACCCAGAACTTGCTGCTCAAATTCCTCTACTTACTCAAGAATTGCCTGATACTTCAGAAATTATCATGGCTATTAGTGAAGAAGCAGAGGGAATTTTATCACCAACATTGACCGAGATGGACAAAATTACTATTGTCCGTAGCGGGATTGGGTTATATATTTCAGACTTTATCAAAGGGCTAAAATCAATTAATTTTCAGGACGAAACTAGCGCAGAAGCAATAGCTAAACAATTACTCCAATATAAAATTAATTTGCTCAATAGACTTTATGCAATTGAGTTTATTCCTACTCCCCAAGTTCCCTTGGGAGGATTGGATTTGATGCAGGAGGCTTTTAAGAAATTTAAAAGATTGTTCAGTCCCCTTGCTAAAGCCTACAAACTCAGAGTTCCTAAAGGCGTTATGCTGGTAGGCCCCCCAGGTACTGGTAAATCACACTCTGCTAAAGTATGCTCCCAAATTTTGGGTGTTCCGCTTATTTTAGTAGATTGGGGAAACTTGAGAAGCTATGGTAATGAAGCAGAAAGAAGACTAAAACAATTACTAAAATTAGTAGACTGTCTGAATGAAGTTGTCATTTATTTTGATGACTTTGATAAAGGATTTGCTGGAGATGATGATATAGCTAGAAGGTTAGCAGGACAGTTACTCACCTGGATGCAAGAACGCACCAGTGATGTAATTGTAATTGCCAGTGTAAATCGTTTAGAATGGCTACCACCAGAATTAACTAGGGCAGGGAGATTTGACTACATTTACAAAGTAGACCTGCCCAATTATGGAGAAAGACACGGTATTTTCAAGCTGCATTGTGCTAGATTTGATGATAGATTTAGTGGTGATGTTTCTGGTAGCATTGACCCTTACAGTCAAGAGGAATGGCGACGATTGCTTAAAGAAACTAATCGCTGTGTAGGTGCTGAAATCCAAACTATTGTTGAGAGGGCTGCGGCTACTACTTTCTGTCAAATGTTTCCAGAAGATATGCCTGTGCCTACCAATGATAAACTACCACCATTGGAGATTTCAGTTTCCGCCCTTTTAGCCGAACGTCAGCAAATCAATCCATTAGCTATTAGAGAAGCAGATAAGGTGGAAAGTATGAGGAATAAAGCTGAACTTCAGGGTTTGCCATCTTCGACCGTAGATTCATCTGAGTACGCAATTGGTAATATA
- a CDS encoding AIPR family protein codes for MPKNWIIKVDNYFHANPNCIIATAHVDTFPTNLPLEPNIREPNRKSATYRQIFDSVTTQPEKFFSRHSGIVLSANKVKPSKNKTELELEVLEASEGGSDGIINGGHTVLAFESAKNYKYDLTQARVKVTIHIGLQEEEAKDIALASNTTSPVDSRSKVNARGDYKFIKQYLAQLERAEDRKFRIAYYQNQSGAPRNAQCNVNHLFKLINCLDRNRYNPDGNKRSKHPTGTNTPSQITDTERERLTLLLPLLPKALWIEQRLYEIIQEHISNPRRKGVNDLASIDTRKSTLLPDSKYSFGFGAPTDLALPIIASYRVFLDQDYNWIIPFDEFAENFLQHLWVNYYRKYLISEKTAGNTVGTKICRNSEIWESLYISAQSYLNQHLVKIVNSSKHEELTLTPS; via the coding sequence ATGCCGAAAAACTGGATTATTAAAGTAGACAACTATTTCCATGCAAACCCCAATTGCATCATCGCCACCGCCCATGTGGACACGTTTCCCACAAACCTACCCCTAGAACCCAACATCCGGGAACCCAACCGCAAAAGTGCGACATACCGACAAATCTTTGACTCTGTGACGACTCAACCAGAAAAATTTTTCTCTCGTCACAGTGGAATCGTTCTGTCAGCGAATAAAGTTAAGCCCAGCAAAAACAAAACCGAACTGGAGTTAGAAGTCTTAGAAGCTAGTGAGGGGGGTAGCGATGGCATTATCAATGGAGGTCACACAGTTTTAGCTTTTGAAAGTGCTAAAAATTACAAATATGACCTAACCCAAGCCAGAGTCAAAGTTACCATCCACATCGGACTCCAGGAAGAGGAAGCTAAAGATATCGCTCTCGCATCCAATACCACTTCTCCTGTAGATTCTCGCTCCAAAGTGAACGCTAGGGGAGATTACAAATTTATCAAGCAGTATTTAGCCCAGTTAGAAAGAGCAGAAGATAGAAAATTTAGAATAGCCTATTACCAAAACCAAAGCGGCGCTCCTAGAAATGCTCAATGTAATGTTAACCACTTGTTCAAGCTGATCAACTGCCTCGACAGAAATAGATACAATCCCGACGGCAATAAAAGAAGCAAGCACCCTACAGGTACGAATACCCCAAGCCAAATCACAGACACTGAGAGGGAAAGATTAACTCTTTTACTGCCTCTACTTCCCAAAGCTCTGTGGATAGAGCAAAGACTGTACGAAATCATCCAAGAACATATTAGCAACCCCAGAAGAAAGGGTGTCAACGACTTAGCATCAATCGATACACGCAAAAGTACCCTTCTCCCCGACAGCAAGTACTCGTTTGGGTTTGGTGCGCCAACTGACCTCGCACTACCCATCATTGCATCCTATCGGGTATTCCTAGACCAAGACTATAACTGGATTATTCCTTTTGACGAATTCGCCGAAAACTTTCTCCAACACCTGTGGGTTAACTATTACCGTAAATACTTGATATCGGAGAAAACAGCAGGAAATACAGTGGGGACTAAAATTTGTCGCAACTCAGAAATTTGGGAAAGTCTGTACATTTCAGCCCAAAGTTATCTCAATCAGCACTTGGTGAAAATTGTCAACTCCAGCAAGCATGAAGAATTAACGCTGACACCAAGCTAA
- a CDS encoding tyrosine-type recombinase/integrase, whose translation MTLSRTDAGVDTEELGVALAQLSPEQLAVIKATVEAVVQATGTPKITGAETTSELFSSWLLSRESEQTVRAYRNDVMHFVQWRLGIDYPDLDNLNLHATTKEDVDNYKAHLLKKEKTGEIARASVRRRLASLKSFLRYACDVGYLRANPAMLLKVPPERKKIKERTLTETEIEMLFDAAAQVVEQAPTPHKKIQALRNQLILELFYYGAIRVGESGLTWATMHSNQSGLPYIKVVGKGDKERDVPIPTELYQYLLANRQHAKDKTEPLFTSQKTGEPIGDRHIRRIIKSIAEVAGLSRIPSPHWLRHSHATHAAKNTPIHVITKTLGHSSGKITIDNYLHAGEDEASSLNLKRYR comes from the coding sequence ATGACGTTATCACGTACAGACGCAGGTGTAGATACAGAAGAATTAGGGGTTGCACTCGCTCAGTTATCACCGGAACAACTAGCGGTGATCAAAGCAACGGTCGAAGCGGTGGTACAGGCAACTGGCACGCCCAAAATCACTGGGGCGGAAACTACCAGCGAACTGTTTTCTAGTTGGCTCTTGAGTAGGGAGTCAGAGCAAACTGTGCGGGCATACCGAAATGATGTGATGCACTTTGTTCAGTGGCGGCTAGGCATTGACTATCCAGACTTAGACAATTTAAACCTCCACGCCACCACCAAAGAAGATGTGGACAATTACAAAGCTCACCTACTTAAGAAAGAGAAAACAGGAGAAATTGCCCGTGCTTCCGTCCGTCGTCGCCTTGCTTCCCTTAAAAGTTTTCTGCGCTACGCTTGCGATGTAGGCTACTTGCGGGCCAATCCGGCAATGTTGTTGAAAGTACCTCCGGAGCGCAAAAAGATTAAGGAGCGCACCCTGACTGAGACTGAAATTGAAATGCTATTCGACGCAGCCGCACAAGTTGTAGAACAAGCCCCCACTCCTCACAAAAAGATACAAGCGCTACGCAACCAACTAATTCTGGAGCTTTTTTACTACGGTGCTATTCGGGTAGGTGAGAGTGGTTTAACCTGGGCTACCATGCATTCAAATCAGTCCGGGCTACCTTATATCAAAGTGGTAGGCAAAGGAGACAAGGAGCGCGATGTTCCCATACCAACAGAACTTTACCAATACCTGCTGGCTAATCGGCAACACGCCAAAGACAAAACCGAGCCGCTTTTCACAAGCCAAAAAACGGGTGAACCCATCGGCGATCGCCATATCCGCCGCATCATCAAATCCATTGCCGAAGTAGCAGGGTTAAGTCGCATCCCCTCCCCACACTGGTTGCGGCACAGCCACGCCACCCATGCTGCTAAAAACACGCCTATTCACGTCATCACCAAAACTCTGGGACACTCGTCAGGAAAAATCACGATAGACAACTATCTACATGCGGGTGAAGATGAGGCTAGCTCTCTTAACCTCAAACGATATCGCTGA
- a CDS encoding TnsA endonuclease N-terminal domain-containing protein, with product MNTIIWWESQIERDYIYLLEIDKSVLAYQGQPFRITYSDNGILRTYTPDFWVTRPDKQQVVEVKPVSKINSPENLNLFRHIHILCQQQGREFVVVTDTMIRIQPKLNVIRIWGNEIRA from the coding sequence ATGAACACAATCATCTGGTGGGAATCTCAAATTGAGCGGGATTACATCTACCTACTAGAAATAGATAAAAGCGTCCTTGCCTATCAAGGTCAACCATTCCGCATCACCTATAGCGACAACGGTATTCTCAGAACCTACACCCCAGATTTCTGGGTAACCAGACCAGATAAACAACAAGTTGTAGAAGTCAAACCTGTCAGCAAAATTAACTCACCAGAAAATCTTAATTTGTTTAGGCACATTCACATTCTGTGTCAACAACAAGGCAGAGAATTTGTAGTAGTTACTGACACCATGATTCGGATTCAACCCAAACTGAACGTTATAAGGATTTGGGGCAACGAAATTCGCGCATAA